Genomic DNA from Theobroma cacao cultivar B97-61/B2 chromosome 3, Criollo_cocoa_genome_V2, whole genome shotgun sequence:
ttttttcgCTTCCACGTCTCTTCTCATTCTTtcattattgaaaataattctagtaatgttattttttagaCTAATAATCACTCCCATATTTTGATGAATGAAACAtgtttcaaatcatattaAGAGTCTTGAAGTATTAATTCATCTTTCTAGTATATACTTAGAAAGGCAAATTTTATTTCGGACAAGTTAGTTAGAGAAGGATCCTACCCATTgcgaataatttttttcattctgtaattttcattatatgagattctattttttctttggagttgctgtttttttatctatctttgtttcttcttaACTTTGACTCACCGAAActacaataaaaattcttgtctttcaaaaaaaaaaaaaaacaacaataacAACCGCATCCATACTGCCACAGACTTATATCAATTTCTTGTTTATCCCCTGAAATTCTAGCTATTCTAGAACATAAAGTAGCTAGTCGTTCATCACTCTCTTGCTATTCAATTCACAAGCATGGGCCTTGTGTGCCACTTATTTCCCTCCCAAGTAGTAGCTAATTAAAACAAGGCTTCCGAAGTTTGTTCATTGAGCCCATATACATACACTAGTATACTTGATCTTTAACATGAAATCCCAAGCAATTTCCATATAAAAACGAGAGATCATTTTATCTCACAAACAAAAGGAAAGTATACATGTGGAAAGCTCGATCGGCACGACTTTGCTAAGAAAGTTTGCAAGCAATTCCAGAGACATGCATGCTTGGTTAAGGTTTGTCAATAACGATGAATAACATAAAAGGAAACGGCTGCCTTATATCGTTAGGAGATAAGCAATCCGCTGCATTTATGTTCTACAAGATGGGATAAAGCTAAGATATTCCATATCTAATTAGAAGATATTCCCTCggttttcctttgtttttggATGAAGGAGTTTCTATCCTTCCGGTTAATGAAATTATCCAGGCATTTCAAAAAACAATGTGATTAGAAGatacttttattatttgtcCAAATCTAAGATATAGCGGGTCCCATTAGAACCGGACCAGAATTTCCTTGGTCAATCCGCAGGACACTTGATGCATGCCACTTCAGTGTTTTTAGATCGAACGGCTAAAGAAATGTACCAACCCAGTTCAAAAGTGGGACCTCTTATCCATGCAAGCATGATACAACCGACGATCAGATATAGCCAAAAAGGAGATGCACGTACGCAGGTTTTGCATTGTAGTTTCCTTGCACGTCGTCTTTTATAGCCATGACATATTTCAGTTACCGTTACATATTTGGCATCCTTATAATTTTTGCTGTATTTAGCTAATTCTCACTGCCATGCCAAATAATCAATGATTTTGTCATAATTGGTTACCTTAATTGTACATTACAACCTCTTCCTTATAAGTTCTGTTTTGCAAAGAAGACAGGTTTACCTTCAATTTTCGGCAATGGAGTTGTCAAGGAAATCCCAAGTAATGTATCTCTATGCCGTTTgctcttcttctctttcagtTATTTTCTGGGCCAAATCacataattctaagtttatatGATTCATGTTTCTTATTTGCAACATgtttcgatttttttttttggtgagaaaatgttgatttttccttgtttttcgAATCGTTTTGTTCTGATCGATCGATTGAAAATAGAGGAATAGCTTACAAGGACACAAACTTGTCTCCTTTTCTTTAGGCGATTGAGACATTAATCTCAGCCATAATTTTATTGGGATTACTGAGTTCGAGTGTGGCAGCATACTGTGCGGTCCGATATGCTGAGACCATCGAGTTTCCGGCTCTAAATTGTCGTAAGCACATTGCGGTTTTGACAGATTTTGGTGGGGTCGGTGACGGTAAAACATCCAACACGCAGGCGTTTAAAGCTGCAATTGCGAATCTCAGCCAGCTTGCGGCGGATGGTGGTGCACAGCTCATCGTGCCGCCAGGTAAATGGCTAACAGGGAGCTTCAATCTCACCAGCCATTTCACCCTCTTTGTTCACAAGGATGCTGTTATTCTTGGGGCTCAGGTACAATTTTTAGCCATCAAATTCTCGTTTACCGGCCAGAACTTACAAGGATGCATACGTTAGACTTTTAAGAGCTGATATTCTCACCCGCTAAGTTATCTAgctctttatttatttctgcCATTTGTCTTCAATTTTACTTTGAGTTTTGAAATAtgaaggatttttcaacttaccTCGACAAAATTGGTTGTTTCAGGTTGAAGATACCATCtacatttttgaatttttttctgcTCTTGAAATTCTAtgatggttttcttttttgaaaaataaaattctatgattttttgtttttggaaatTCTATGATGTTATAAATATGATATGCCGTCAACTTTGCTTTCATTTAGGTCATAAAATTACCAGCCTCCTCTTTTAGTCAAAGATCTTTAGGTCATTGCTACCTAACATTACAAAAGTGTGGAGTTGGAAAACAGATATTAGACTAACTCAAATGGCTGAGGACCAGAACACTCTCGTTCTGCTAAGACTTTCATGATCTTTATAGTGTTTCCTTAAGACAAATTTCAAGAATATTAAAGGAGATGCATAATCTAGTTTTTATCTTGTTTAAAAGTAAAGTGATCACCATTTATCTTGTTTGATTTTACTTCGAATAATCTTTCAATATAACAAGCAGGACGAATCAGAGTGGCCTCTTCTTCCTGTTCTGCCTTCTTATGGGAGGGGAAGAGATGCCCCTGATGGAAGGTTCAGCAGTCTTATTTTCGGCACCAACCTCACAGATGTTGTCATTACAGGTAACTAAAAATTATGACCTATCACCTTACAGCAATTAAATCTTAGCATCAAGCCTCGACCAACCCTGACCTAATTAATGGGGAAATTTTTCGGCTTGTAACACAAGGTAACAATGGCACCATCGATGGCCAAGGTGCATATTGGTGGAAGAAGTTCAAGGAGGATAAACTGAATGAAACCAGACCCTACCTGATTGAAATCATGTATTCCAATCAGATCCAGATATCGAATCTGACATTGATTAACTCCCCATCATGGAACGTCCATCCCATATACAGCAGGTATATTTTGTCCATATAAACACTTAATTGCCAGTGAAACCACATCATCACAATGATTTTTCCGatatttgttttggttttgatCGAATGTGAAATTGCAGTGATGTGATCATCCAACACTTAACCATTCTTGCACCAGTTGATTCTCCTAATACAGATGGAATAAACCCAGGTTTGTTTGCACTCACAAGTTCTTTGTTCTTAATAAAGGAAtgaaattttacaaatttgtAACAGTTGATATGAGCCACACTGCtatttcttatctttctaGATTCATGCACAAACACCAGAATCGAAGATAGTTTTGTAGTCTCAGGAGATGACTGCATAGCTGTTAAAAGTGGCTGGGACCAATACGGAATCAAATTCAACATGCCAACCAAGCACCTAGTAATTAGAAGGTTCACCTGCATTTCTCCTGACAGTGCCACCATTGCTCTTGGAAGTGAGATGTCTGGAGGAATCGAAGATGTAAGAGCTGAAGACATTACAGCAATTAATACCCAATCTGGAGTGAGGATTAAAACTGCCGTGGGAAGAGGAGCCTATGTTAAAGACATTTATGCTAGAAGAATGACATTGAATACAATGAAGTA
This window encodes:
- the LOC18605631 gene encoding probable polygalacturonase gives rise to the protein MELSRKSQAIETLISAIILLGLLSSSVAAYCAVRYAETIEFPALNCRKHIAVLTDFGGVGDGKTSNTQAFKAAIANLSQLAADGGAQLIVPPGKWLTGSFNLTSHFTLFVHKDAVILGAQDESEWPLLPVLPSYGRGRDAPDGRFSSLIFGTNLTDVVITGNNGTIDGQGAYWWKKFKEDKLNETRPYLIEIMYSNQIQISNLTLINSPSWNVHPIYSSDVIIQHLTILAPVDSPNTDGINPDSCTNTRIEDSFVVSGDDCIAVKSGWDQYGIKFNMPTKHLVIRRFTCISPDSATIALGSEMSGGIEDVRAEDITAINTQSGVRIKTAVGRGAYVKDIYARRMTLNTMKYVFWMTGSYGSHPDPGFDPNAFPVIKGINYRDVVADNVTYSARLEGIEKDPFTDICISNVNIKLTNKPKELQWNCTNVQGVTNRVTPEPCNLLPVKEIDCPFPEDRLPIEDVMLKTCSISGKF